The proteins below are encoded in one region of Halocatena salina:
- a CDS encoding VNG_1110C family protein, translated as MIDIDSFRDSTQIILPTETLAGLRSELNRRFVLSFVEEETKTRIIGSPVEIREASDWLTRQGVAVA; from the coding sequence ATGATCGACATAGATAGCTTTCGTGACAGCACACAGATCATTCTGCCGACAGAAACGTTAGCGGGTCTCCGTTCGGAACTCAACCGACGGTTCGTGCTTTCGTTCGTCGAAGAAGAGACAAAAACGCGGATCATCGGCAGTCCGGTAGAGATTCGGGAGGCAAGCGACTGGCTTACTCGGCAGGGTGTGGCGGTCGCATGA
- a CDS encoding 50S ribosomal protein L1, translating into MANQELENAVSRAIEEAPPRNFRESVDLAINLRDLDLNDPNNRVDEGVVLPRGTGQETRIVVFAEGETALRAEDVADEVLDNDELSDLGDDTDAAKDLASETDFFVAEASMMQDIGRYLGTVLGPRGKMPTPLQPDDDVVEVVDRMKNTVQLRSGERRTFHTLVGSAEMDPDDIADNIDVIIRRLEADLEKGPLNIDSIYVKTTMGPSMEVA; encoded by the coding sequence ATGGCAAATCAGGAATTAGAGAACGCAGTTTCTCGCGCGATCGAGGAAGCTCCACCGCGGAATTTCCGCGAATCGGTAGACCTCGCTATTAATCTGCGCGATCTGGATCTTAATGACCCGAACAACCGCGTCGACGAAGGTGTCGTTCTTCCGCGCGGAACGGGACAAGAGACTCGTATCGTCGTGTTCGCTGAGGGCGAAACAGCCCTTCGTGCCGAAGACGTTGCCGATGAGGTACTCGACAACGACGAGTTGTCAGATCTCGGTGACGATACTGACGCCGCGAAGGACCTCGCCAGCGAGACGGATTTCTTCGTCGCGGAGGCGAGCATGATGCAGGATATCGGTCGGTATCTCGGGACCGTGCTCGGTCCACGAGGGAAGATGCCGACGCCGCTTCAACCCGACGACGACGTCGTCGAAGTCGTGGATCGGATGAAAAACACCGTCCAGCTTCGTAGCGGCGAGCGGCGCACGTTCCACACCCTCGTCGGATCCGCAGAGATGGACCCCGACGATATCGCTGACAACATCGACGTGATCATCCGTCGGTTGGAGGCGGACTTGGAGAAAGGCCCACTCAACATCGATTCGATCTACGTGAAAACGACGATGGGCCCCTCGATGGAGGTGGCCTGA
- a CDS encoding OBG GTPase family GTP-binding protein: MGLEEEIEELEAEIANTPYNKSTEAHIGRLKSKLAQKKETLENRSSAGGGEGYAVEKTGDATVALVGFPSVGKSTLLNALTNADSETGSYEFTTLDVNPGMLEYRGANIQLLDVPGLIEGAAGGRGGGKEVLSVVRTADLVLYVLSVFEIEQYARLSGELYANKIRLDQQPPSMSITKKHKGGINVTTSGDVGLDESTIAEMLREHGYVNADVTLREEISVDQLIDGLMDNRIYLPSLVAVNKADLIDRDYLDTVNKELREHGLDPEETIFISAQEEKGLESLKESIYETIGLIRVYMDKPGRGVDYEEPLVLRAGDTVEDACEKLGGDFHDRFRFARVSGPSAKHDEQQVGLDHELEDEDVLRLIVRR; this comes from the coding sequence ATGGGTCTTGAGGAGGAGATCGAGGAGCTTGAAGCAGAAATAGCCAACACTCCGTACAACAAATCTACCGAGGCCCACATCGGCCGTCTGAAATCTAAGCTCGCACAGAAAAAGGAGACGCTTGAAAACCGTTCGTCTGCCGGTGGCGGTGAAGGATACGCCGTCGAAAAAACCGGAGATGCAACGGTTGCCCTCGTCGGATTTCCGAGTGTGGGGAAATCGACGTTGCTCAACGCACTCACGAACGCGGACAGCGAAACTGGCTCGTACGAATTCACCACGCTCGATGTGAATCCGGGTATGCTCGAATACAGGGGGGCCAACATCCAGTTGCTCGATGTTCCAGGGCTGATCGAGGGGGCAGCTGGCGGTCGGGGTGGTGGCAAAGAGGTGTTGTCTGTCGTTCGGACCGCCGATCTGGTGTTGTACGTGCTGTCGGTGTTCGAGATCGAACAGTACGCTCGTCTCAGCGGGGAGCTGTACGCGAACAAGATCCGTCTCGATCAGCAGCCGCCGAGCATGAGCATCACGAAAAAACACAAAGGCGGTATCAACGTGACCACTAGCGGTGACGTCGGACTCGACGAGTCGACGATCGCGGAGATGCTCCGCGAACACGGCTACGTCAACGCTGACGTAACGTTACGCGAGGAAATCTCCGTGGATCAGCTGATCGACGGGTTGATGGACAATCGGATCTATCTTCCCTCGCTCGTCGCGGTCAACAAGGCTGATCTCATCGATCGCGACTATCTCGACACCGTCAACAAGGAGCTGCGCGAGCACGGACTCGATCCTGAAGAGACCATCTTCATCAGTGCGCAAGAAGAGAAGGGACTTGAGAGCTTGAAAGAGTCCATTTATGAGACGATCGGGCTGATCCGTGTGTATATGGACAAACCCGGGCGTGGCGTCGATTACGAGGAGCCGCTCGTTCTTCGAGCGGGCGACACTGTCGAGGATGCGTGTGAAAAACTCGGCGGTGACTTCCACGACCGATTCCGTTTCGCTCGCGTGTCCGGTCCGAGTGCGAAACACGACGAGCAACAGGTAGGGTTGGACCACGAACTCGAAGACGAGGACGTGTTGCGCCTCATCGTCCGGCGATGA
- a CDS encoding TIGR04206 family protein, whose protein sequence is MNPRQRVMVVVVLGVLPWTVITAPQSVTLVFPFGLVGVESGHLVLVHEYLRFTGGQVAPFLRAWPIGVVLYAGALVSAVGGVFGIEDVRLTTGLLVVTAVSQLPLLAGGTRRMGYLALPVGVVLMVVVAWWVYWPLVSSPS, encoded by the coding sequence ATGAACCCGCGACAGCGGGTGATGGTCGTTGTGGTGCTGGGAGTGCTCCCGTGGACAGTGATCACGGCTCCACAGAGTGTGACGCTCGTGTTCCCGTTCGGGTTGGTCGGGGTGGAGTCCGGACATCTGGTTTTGGTTCACGAGTATCTACGGTTCACAGGCGGACAGGTCGCGCCGTTCCTCCGTGCGTGGCCGATCGGCGTGGTGCTGTATGCGGGGGCGCTCGTGAGCGCCGTCGGGGGCGTATTCGGAATCGAGGACGTCCGGTTGACCACCGGGCTGTTGGTCGTGACAGCTGTGAGCCAACTTCCGCTGCTCGCGGGGGGCACCCGTCGAATGGGGTATCTGGCGCTGCCCGTGGGCGTCGTGCTCATGGTCGTCGTGGCGTGGTGGGTGTACTGGCCGCTCGTGAGTTCACCCAGTTGA
- a CDS encoding NCS2 family permease — translation MDDQAGSDPDGTQQTGWLASYFGFDKHGTTLTRELLAGLTTFLTMSYVVVVNPAVLAGESGEKPGIVLNGYTPGEVRQMLAVVTILVAAIAILVMAFYANRPFAQAPGLGLNAFFAYTVVGAMGVPWETALAAVVTEGVLFILLTLVGARKYIVRLFPTPVKFSVGTGIGLFLAVIGLQEMHVVVDDSATLVTLGNIASDPIALLSVLGLVFTLMLHVRRVKGAIIIGILTTTFAGYGAEMVGLVGSGTLTPKIPNPTYDITPLLGAFVDGFGNVDAFAFSLIVFTFFFVDFFDTAGTITGVSQMAGFLDEDGNLPDIDKPLMADAVGTTVGGMLGSSTVTTYIESATGVQEGGRTGLTALVVGVLLLVSLAIVPLAAAIPLYASHIALVVVALMLLRNVTAINWDQLSHSVPAGMSIIIMPLTYSIAYGIAAAIIIYPAMKVAEGQWRDVHAGQWALAAVFVVYFAVRTSGVLQTVV, via the coding sequence ATGGACGATCAAGCTGGAAGCGATCCTGACGGGACTCAACAGACCGGCTGGCTGGCGAGCTACTTCGGGTTCGATAAGCACGGCACGACGCTCACACGGGAGCTTTTGGCCGGACTCACGACGTTTCTGACGATGTCGTACGTCGTGGTCGTGAATCCGGCTGTGTTAGCGGGAGAGTCGGGCGAGAAGCCCGGCATCGTCCTCAACGGCTACACACCGGGCGAGGTCCGCCAGATGCTAGCTGTAGTCACGATTCTCGTGGCCGCGATAGCCATCCTCGTGATGGCGTTCTATGCGAACAGACCGTTCGCCCAAGCCCCTGGATTGGGACTCAACGCCTTTTTCGCCTACACGGTGGTCGGTGCCATGGGTGTCCCTTGGGAAACAGCGTTGGCTGCCGTCGTGACGGAGGGCGTTCTGTTCATCCTGTTAACGCTCGTCGGTGCTCGAAAGTACATCGTTCGATTGTTCCCTACTCCGGTAAAGTTCTCCGTCGGGACAGGTATCGGTCTCTTTTTGGCGGTCATTGGGTTGCAGGAGATGCACGTGGTGGTTGACGATTCCGCAACCCTCGTCACTCTCGGTAACATCGCGTCCGATCCGATCGCACTCCTGTCGGTACTTGGACTAGTCTTCACTCTTATGTTGCATGTGAGACGAGTCAAAGGAGCCATCATCATCGGGATCCTCACGACGACCTTCGCGGGCTATGGCGCTGAAATGGTTGGACTCGTCGGATCGGGTACCCTCACGCCAAAAATCCCCAACCCGACGTACGATATCACGCCGCTTTTGGGCGCGTTCGTCGATGGGTTCGGGAACGTGGATGCCTTCGCGTTCTCGTTGATCGTGTTCACGTTCTTCTTCGTGGATTTTTTCGACACGGCTGGGACGATCACCGGCGTCTCACAGATGGCCGGCTTCCTTGATGAGGACGGGAACCTGCCGGATATCGACAAGCCGTTGATGGCCGACGCGGTCGGAACGACGGTCGGAGGTATGCTCGGTTCCTCGACGGTGACGACGTACATCGAGTCCGCGACGGGCGTTCAGGAAGGCGGTCGAACGGGACTCACGGCACTCGTCGTCGGTGTGCTGTTGTTGGTCTCGCTAGCGATCGTCCCCTTGGCGGCGGCAATACCGCTGTACGCCTCCCACATCGCGCTGGTGGTGGTCGCGCTGATGTTGCTTCGGAACGTGACCGCGATCAACTGGGATCAACTATCACACTCCGTCCCGGCCGGAATGTCCATCATCATCATGCCGCTAACGTACTCGATCGCCTATGGCATCGCAGCGGCGATCATCATCTATCCCGCAATGAAAGTGGCAGAAGGCCAATGGAGAGACGTTCACGCGGGGCAGTGGGCGCTCGCCGCCGTGTTCGTCGTCTACTTCGCCGTCCGGACGAGTGGTGTACTGCAAACGGTCGTGTAA
- a CDS encoding MinD/ParA family ATP-binding protein translates to MPATVYAIAGGKGGVGKTTTAVNLGATLRATGRVVGLIDADLAMSDLQGLLGFSHEPTVHEVLADTASIAESCIKHVVNDDGSGRLDIYPGSPSLEDYGNADPDRLEDVVKSLAPDYDSLILDTGTGLTRDTAIPLKLADQTIVVTTPTEVAVVDARKTIRFANRLGGTIKGAVVSRTCNGLTDGEVTNRMNVSQMTTIPPFDAFPRDVLRAYRQLAVRLLDGTDTTDRVQNCPAMVLTPVVLTETEVDAGGVGGTAGRTRAPHPPEESTDADQSPDTDDTLDDTEETASDDVPGWFTGMVK, encoded by the coding sequence ATGCCTGCAACCGTGTACGCTATTGCTGGTGGGAAGGGGGGTGTCGGAAAGACGACGACTGCAGTTAATCTCGGTGCAACACTTCGAGCGACCGGTCGAGTCGTCGGACTTATCGATGCCGATCTTGCGATGTCCGACTTACAGGGACTCTTGGGTTTCTCCCACGAACCAACCGTCCACGAAGTGCTCGCGGATACGGCATCGATCGCGGAATCGTGTATCAAGCACGTGGTGAACGATGATGGTTCCGGCCGTCTCGATATCTATCCCGGCTCCCCGTCCCTTGAGGACTATGGGAACGCGGATCCGGACCGGCTCGAAGACGTGGTCAAGTCTCTGGCTCCGGATTACGATTCGCTCATCCTCGATACGGGTACCGGACTCACTCGGGACACAGCGATTCCGTTGAAGCTCGCCGATCAAACCATCGTCGTTACGACACCTACTGAAGTCGCCGTTGTCGACGCCCGGAAGACGATCCGCTTTGCAAACCGACTCGGTGGCACGATCAAAGGAGCAGTCGTTTCCCGGACTTGCAACGGTCTCACTGATGGAGAGGTAACAAATAGAATGAACGTATCGCAGATGACGACGATCCCCCCATTCGACGCCTTTCCGCGGGACGTTTTGCGGGCGTATCGCCAGTTAGCCGTTCGACTTCTCGATGGCACGGACACAACAGATCGCGTTCAGAACTGCCCTGCGATGGTTCTCACGCCGGTTGTCCTCACCGAGACCGAAGTCGACGCTGGCGGAGTCGGTGGAACCGCCGGACGGACTCGTGCTCCCCACCCACCGGAGGAGTCCACCGATGCGGATCAGTCACCAGACACCGATGACACGCTGGACGACACCGAAGAGACTGCATCGGACGACGTTCCGGGATGGTTTACGGGAATGGTGAAGTGA
- a CDS encoding 50S ribosomal protein L10: protein MSAEPKHQTDVIPEWKREEVDALAALIERYESIGVVNIAGIPSKQLQQMRRDLHGSAELRVSRNTLISRALDESDGGFEELTDLVSGQVGLIGTNDNPFGLYKELEASKTPAPINPGEVAPNDIVIPEGDTGIDPGPFVGELQQVGANARIDSGSIQVLEDSTVLDAGEEVSAQLANVLNELGIEPKEVGLDLQGVYSEGVFFEPEELAIDVEEYRADVQAAVAAGRNLSVNAVYPTARTADALVSKASNEARSLGLFAAIESPDIADDLVSKADAQMRALAAAIDDEEALPEELRGVDAPTATEPAESDEESQDEAEAEAEAEDESDADDTDDDDDGGAEGLGAMFG, encoded by the coding sequence ATGTCCGCTGAACCCAAACACCAAACGGACGTCATTCCGGAGTGGAAACGCGAAGAGGTCGATGCGCTAGCGGCGCTCATCGAGCGCTATGAAAGCATCGGCGTCGTGAACATCGCGGGTATTCCGAGCAAGCAACTCCAGCAGATGCGCCGTGATCTCCACGGCAGTGCCGAACTCCGCGTCAGCCGGAACACGCTGATCAGCCGAGCGCTCGATGAGAGCGACGGCGGATTCGAGGAGCTGACCGATCTCGTGAGCGGACAGGTCGGTCTCATCGGCACTAACGACAACCCGTTTGGACTGTACAAAGAACTCGAGGCGTCGAAAACGCCCGCACCGATCAATCCGGGCGAGGTCGCGCCCAACGACATCGTGATCCCCGAAGGCGATACGGGTATCGACCCGGGACCGTTCGTAGGCGAGTTACAGCAAGTGGGTGCCAACGCTCGCATCGACAGCGGTTCCATTCAGGTCCTCGAAGATTCGACGGTTCTCGATGCCGGCGAGGAAGTGAGCGCTCAGCTCGCAAACGTGTTGAACGAACTCGGCATCGAGCCGAAAGAGGTCGGTCTCGACCTACAGGGAGTCTATTCGGAGGGCGTATTCTTCGAGCCCGAAGAGCTGGCGATCGATGTCGAGGAGTACCGTGCCGACGTACAGGCGGCTGTCGCTGCCGGACGCAATCTCTCGGTCAACGCCGTCTACCCGACGGCCAGAACCGCGGACGCGCTGGTCTCGAAGGCGAGCAACGAGGCGCGCAGCCTCGGCCTGTTCGCTGCGATCGAAAGTCCCGACATCGCGGACGATCTCGTCTCGAAGGCCGACGCACAGATGCGTGCGCTTGCCGCAGCCATCGACGACGAGGAGGCGCTCCCTGAGGAGTTGCGTGGCGTCGATGCGCCTACGGCTACCGAGCCGGCTGAATCCGACGAGGAGTCCCAGGACGAAGCCGAAGCCGAGGCCGAGGCCGAAGACGAGAGCGATGCCGACGACACCGATGACGACGACGATGGTGGTGCCGAAGGACTCGGCGCGATGTTTGGATAG
- a CDS encoding dicarboxylate/amino acid:cation symporter: MATTISQLWQRYRSVQLVYRIAAAFVLGSVVGLLVGQRATVLQPLGDLFVRLLKMIIVPIVVFTIVMASRQLSPSNLGKIGSQVVVVYLLTTSIAIAVGLLVSNFLDPGVGLQLAEGSVSPEEAPPLTEVLLGVVPENPIGAMAEGNILGVITFSLVFGIGMTAVREEVEEGSDVHNGIEMLFDIIEAGAEVMFKVVWGVMEYGVIGVFALMAALFGQTGAGAIVDLLMLVATLTAAVGIQIGVVYLLLIVTLLLGQSPLAFLRGCKDAMLTALSIRSSTGTLPVTMSNADENLKINEGIYSFSLPLGATINMDGTAMYLGIAAIFTANIVDVHLTIAQQLSILLTALLASVGTAGVPGASLVMMSVVFSQVGLPLSAVAMIAGIDPLLDRLRTMNNITGDLAVTALVAKWNDAIDLSSGAWDS; the protein is encoded by the coding sequence ATGGCAACTACTATCTCACAGCTGTGGCAGCGATATCGATCCGTACAGCTCGTCTACCGGATCGCAGCTGCCTTCGTGTTGGGATCGGTCGTTGGGCTTCTCGTCGGACAGCGAGCCACGGTGCTACAACCGCTCGGTGACTTGTTCGTTCGACTGTTGAAGATGATCATCGTTCCGATCGTCGTCTTCACGATCGTGATGGCCTCTCGGCAGCTTTCGCCGTCGAACCTCGGAAAGATCGGGAGCCAAGTGGTCGTCGTGTATCTGTTGACCACGTCGATCGCTATCGCCGTTGGACTGCTCGTCAGCAATTTCTTGGATCCCGGCGTCGGATTACAGCTTGCCGAGGGTTCCGTCTCCCCCGAGGAAGCACCCCCGCTGACAGAGGTGTTGTTGGGTGTCGTTCCCGAGAATCCGATCGGCGCGATGGCCGAGGGGAACATTCTCGGCGTGATCACCTTCTCGTTGGTGTTCGGAATCGGTATGACGGCCGTCCGTGAAGAGGTCGAGGAAGGATCCGACGTCCACAACGGGATCGAGATGCTGTTCGACATCATCGAAGCAGGTGCGGAAGTGATGTTCAAGGTCGTGTGGGGTGTCATGGAGTACGGCGTCATCGGCGTGTTCGCGTTGATGGCTGCGCTGTTTGGCCAGACCGGGGCAGGAGCGATCGTAGACCTGCTCATGCTCGTGGCGACGCTCACAGCGGCGGTCGGGATACAGATCGGAGTGGTTTATCTGCTGCTCATCGTGACCTTGCTGCTCGGCCAGTCGCCGCTTGCCTTCCTCCGTGGTTGCAAGGACGCAATGCTCACCGCGCTCAGCATTCGCTCGTCTACAGGCACGCTTCCAGTGACGATGTCTAACGCTGACGAAAATCTAAAGATCAATGAAGGTATCTACAGCTTCTCGCTGCCCCTCGGAGCGACGATCAACATGGATGGGACGGCGATGTATCTCGGTATCGCGGCCATCTTCACCGCAAACATCGTCGATGTCCATCTGACGATCGCTCAACAGCTGAGCATCCTGCTCACGGCTCTGTTAGCTAGTGTCGGAACGGCTGGCGTCCCCGGTGCGAGCCTCGTTATGATGTCCGTGGTGTTTTCTCAGGTCGGTCTCCCGCTCTCGGCGGTCGCAATGATTGCTGGTATCGATCCGCTGCTCGACCGCCTCCGAACGATGAACAACATTACCGGCGATCTCGCCGTCACGGCACTTGTGGCGAAGTGGAACGACGCGATCGATCTGTCGAGTGGTGCGTGGGACTCCTGA
- a CDS encoding tripartite tricarboxylate transporter permease, which yields MVVDTVVVAPDRTTALLAFVAAGCAFGIVSGLVPGLHANNMAFLLAAIAPSIPGSPPIVGAAMVAAGVVHTFLDIAPTLALGVPDPAMAVSALPGHRLVLEGRGEEALCLSALGSGLAVVLAVPLAVPLTAVMVAADPVITTYRSLLLGVIVLALLGTERTRRGIGGGALVFAASAGLGLVALDLPTNPPLAVGSVLTPLFTGLFGAPVLIDAMDGNGIPEQQDATVTLSHRAVGRLGGVGTLCGAVVGYIPGVSSAIAATLALVSVPGRYGARGFIVATSGVNTANTIFALFALVSLGTPRTGVLVALERANVPIDLPLLLAAVVIAAVIGFSAVILFGDVYLRVVGAIDYTALSIGVLGLLCLISYLFAGLMGIGVFAASTVVGLFPVWLNVQRAHLMGVLLGPLILGL from the coding sequence ATGGTGGTGGATACCGTAGTGGTCGCCCCGGACCGAACGACTGCGCTGCTAGCGTTCGTGGCAGCGGGGTGTGCGTTCGGGATTGTAAGCGGTCTCGTGCCCGGCTTGCACGCGAACAACATGGCGTTTCTGTTGGCGGCGATTGCGCCCTCGATTCCCGGATCGCCCCCGATCGTCGGGGCTGCGATGGTGGCCGCGGGCGTCGTCCACACGTTTCTCGATATCGCACCGACGCTTGCACTCGGAGTTCCGGATCCAGCAATGGCCGTGAGTGCACTTCCGGGCCACCGGCTCGTGTTGGAGGGTCGGGGGGAAGAGGCGCTGTGTCTGTCGGCGCTGGGAAGTGGGCTGGCGGTGGTGCTTGCGGTTCCGCTGGCAGTTCCGCTCACGGCGGTAATGGTGGCCGCAGACCCCGTTATCACTACCTATCGGTCGCTCCTCCTCGGGGTGATCGTACTGGCGTTGCTCGGGACTGAACGAACGCGCCGGGGGATCGGTGGTGGCGCACTCGTGTTCGCAGCGAGCGCCGGTTTGGGTCTGGTCGCGTTGGACCTTCCGACGAATCCGCCACTAGCGGTTGGAAGCGTTCTCACACCGCTGTTCACGGGATTGTTCGGCGCGCCAGTACTGATCGACGCCATGGACGGAAACGGGATCCCCGAACAACAGGATGCGACCGTCACTCTCTCACATCGGGCCGTCGGTCGTCTCGGTGGTGTCGGAACGCTGTGTGGGGCGGTCGTCGGTTACATTCCCGGTGTTTCGAGCGCCATCGCCGCAACACTCGCCTTGGTTTCTGTTCCCGGTCGATACGGCGCGCGGGGGTTCATCGTGGCCACGAGTGGCGTTAACACTGCCAATACGATTTTCGCACTGTTCGCTCTCGTTTCGCTCGGGACGCCCAGAACCGGCGTATTAGTCGCACTCGAACGAGCGAACGTTCCGATCGACCTTCCCCTCCTGCTCGCCGCAGTCGTGATCGCGGCTGTCATCGGGTTTTCTGCCGTGATTCTGTTTGGCGACGTGTATCTCCGGGTCGTCGGAGCGATCGACTACACGGCGCTTTCGATCGGTGTACTCGGACTGTTGTGTCTCATTTCGTATTTATTCGCCGGTCTTATGGGTATCGGGGTGTTCGCCGCGAGCACCGTCGTTGGACTGTTTCCGGTGTGGCTCAACGTCCAACGCGCCCATTTGATGGGTGTGTTGTTGGGACCGCTGATCCTCGGACTGTAG
- a CDS encoding 50S ribosomal protein L11, whose amino-acid sequence MAGTIEVLVAGGQATPGQPLGPELGPTPVDVQAVVSDINNQTEAFDGTEVPVTVSYEDDGSFEIDVGVPPTAALIKDELDFETGSGRPQSEFVADISVEQLKQIAEQKQSDLLAYDTKSAAKEIAGTCVSLGVTVDGENARTFKQRLDDGEYDDRFETASA is encoded by the coding sequence ATGGCTGGAACGATCGAGGTACTCGTCGCCGGTGGGCAGGCAACGCCTGGCCAACCCCTTGGCCCGGAGCTTGGCCCGACACCGGTCGACGTACAAGCAGTCGTCAGCGACATCAACAACCAGACTGAGGCGTTCGACGGAACCGAGGTCCCCGTTACTGTCTCCTATGAGGACGATGGTAGTTTCGAGATCGATGTCGGTGTCCCACCGACGGCGGCACTGATCAAAGACGAACTCGACTTCGAAACCGGAAGCGGTCGTCCACAATCGGAGTTCGTCGCCGACATTTCCGTCGAACAGTTAAAACAGATCGCGGAGCAAAAACAGTCGGATCTGTTGGCGTACGACACCAAAAGCGCGGCCAAGGAGATCGCGGGTACGTGTGTCTCGCTCGGCGTCACCGTCGATGGAGAGAACGCTCGAACGTTCAAACAACGCCTCGATGACGGTGAGTACGACGACCGCTTCGAGACGGCTAGCGCGTAA
- a CDS encoding DUF6517 family protein: MVTLVVTSGTSAGNSEPSEATETRFMTMIRDSIPTSKTTITLLLVCLLATSGCLDVLTGEEPYSVESEPVDVSDDALSSTEYELARNESPTFNNSVSVADQERSVEATSHMREYERNTDLAGTEVSVTRFVVLSTPKAEIGGQSMNPIGDWSNNQLIEELLGTYEGVDTPEFDGNRTASVLGEERTVSTYTATAQVVEEVSVPVTIHVASFAHEDDYITVIAVHPDDLEEQQRIDRLLEGLEHPA; encoded by the coding sequence ATGGTCACGCTCGTCGTGACTTCAGGGACTAGTGCTGGGAACAGCGAGCCATCGGAGGCGACCGAAACCCGATTCATGACTATGATACGAGATTCGATTCCGACGTCAAAAACCACGATCACGCTTCTCCTTGTTTGCCTGCTCGCAACGAGCGGCTGTCTCGACGTTCTCACCGGTGAAGAGCCGTATTCGGTCGAGTCGGAGCCAGTCGACGTGAGCGATGACGCGTTGAGTTCGACCGAGTACGAACTCGCTCGCAACGAGTCGCCCACGTTCAACAATTCGGTGAGCGTCGCCGATCAGGAACGATCAGTCGAAGCCACGAGTCACATGCGCGAATACGAACGAAACACCGATCTTGCCGGGACAGAGGTCTCTGTCACCCGGTTCGTAGTGCTTTCGACGCCGAAAGCCGAGATCGGCGGCCAGTCTATGAACCCGATCGGTGACTGGTCAAACAACCAGCTCATCGAGGAGCTGCTCGGAACGTACGAGGGCGTCGATACGCCCGAGTTCGATGGCAACCGCACTGCGTCGGTGCTCGGCGAGGAACGCACGGTTTCGACCTACACGGCGACCGCACAGGTCGTCGAGGAGGTATCGGTACCGGTAACCATCCACGTCGCATCGTTTGCCCATGAAGACGATTACATCACTGTGATCGCCGTTCATCCCGACGATCTCGAAGAGCAACAGCGGATCGATCGGCTGCTTGAGGGACTCGAACATCCGGCGTGA
- the rpl12p gene encoding 50S ribosomal protein P1, whose product MEYIYAALILNESDEEITEDNVTDVLDAANVDVEESRVKALIAALEDVDIEEAVEQAAAVPAGGAGAAGGAEAEAEEAEEAEEAEEDEAAEEAEEEEDDEASGEGLGQLFG is encoded by the coding sequence ATGGAGTACATTTACGCAGCACTCATCTTGAACGAATCGGACGAAGAGATCACCGAAGACAACGTCACCGACGTACTCGACGCCGCGAACGTGGATGTCGAGGAATCTCGCGTCAAGGCACTCATCGCCGCGCTCGAGGATGTCGACATCGAGGAGGCAGTCGAGCAGGCGGCTGCCGTCCCGGCAGGCGGTGCAGGTGCAGCCGGTGGGGCCGAGGCCGAAGCCGAGGAAGCCGAAGAAGCCGAGGAAGCCGAAGAAGACGAGGCAGCCGAAGAAGCCGAGGAAGAGGAGGACGACGAGGCCAGCGGTGAGGGTCTCGGGCAACTGTTCGGCTGA